A stretch of Gadus chalcogrammus isolate NIFS_2021 chromosome 9, NIFS_Gcha_1.0, whole genome shotgun sequence DNA encodes these proteins:
- the rab3il1 gene encoding guanine nucleotide exchange factor for Rab-3A isoform X2 has protein sequence MSGTDHKRVLSRKSSLEIMEKEIREKGSEILREQLDAAKKELKLKDKECERLAQVRIQLEEELEELTASLFEEAHKMVREANVKQAAAEKQLREAQGKIDVLLAEVTALKTLVLTSTPSTPNRQLHPQLLSPKAGHKQGRGHSRNKSASGILQLGPESAASPSVSGTPAAKEERETDSILYTEFLAWREQPGVDRASAFLSRIYREDIGPCLSFTRSELSQSVQSAVESNSLSIEPVAMSAVPTVKATATECGGHKTCALSGTSQLCRHRIKLGDKESYYYISPSSRARITAVCNFFTYIRYIQQGLVRHEAEQMFRELMRLRREMTVAKLGFFFTDQG, from the exons ATGTCTGGCACGGACCATAAGCGAGTGCTCTCCCGTAAATCCTCCTTGGAGATCATGGAGAAGGAAATCCGAGAGAAGGGTTCGGAGATCCTCAGGGAACAGCTGGATGCTGCCaagaag GAGCTAAAGCTGAAGGACAAGGAGTGTGAGCGTCTGGCGCAGGTCCGGATCCAGCtggaagaggagctggaggagctgaccGCCAGTCTGTTTGAG GAAGCCCATAAGATGGTGCGCGAGGCCAACGTCAAGCAAGCGGCGGCAGAGAAACAGCTCCGGGAAGCCCAGGGCAAG ATCGACGTTCTCCTGGCCGAAGTGACTGCGCTGAAAACATTGGTCCTGACCTCCACGCCCTCCACACCCAACCGCCAGCTCCATCCCCAGCTGCTGTCCCCCAAGGCTGGTCACAAGCAGGGCCGGGGCCACTCGCGCAACAAGAGCGCCAGCGGCATCCTGCAGCTGGGCCCGGAGAGCGCCGCGTCCCCCTCCGTTTCCGGGACGCCAGCCGCTAAAGAGGAGCGAGAG ACGGACTCCATCCTGTACACAGAGTTCTTGGCGTGGAGAGAGCAGCCTGGAGTGGACCGGGCCTCGGCCTTCCTCAGCCGCATCTACAGGGAGGACATCGGGCCCTGTCTCTCCTTCACCAGATCTGAG CTCTCCCAGTCCGTGCAGAGTGCGGTGGAGAGCAACTCTCTGAGCATTGAACCCGTCGCCATGTCTGCCGTACCGACGGTCAAAGCCACGGCCACAGAATGCGGAGGGCATAA AACGTGTGCCTTGAGCGGGACGTCCCAGCTCTGCCGCCATCGGATCAAACTGGGGGACAAGGAGAGCTACTATTACATCTCTCCTTCCAGTCGTGCGCGG ATCACGGCTGTCTGCAATTTCTTCACCTATATCCGTTATATACAGCAGGGCCTCGTGAGGCACGAGG CTGAACAGATGTTCCGGGAGCTGATGCGTCTGCGCAGAGAGATGACCGTGGCCAAGTTAGGTTTCTTCTTCACAGACCAGGGCTAG
- the rab3il1 gene encoding guanine nucleotide exchange factor for Rab-3A isoform X1 gives MSGTDHKRVLSRKSSLEIMEKEIREKGSEILREQLDAAKKELKLKDKECERLAQVRIQLEEELEELTASLFEEAHKMVREANVKQAAAEKQLREAQGKIDVLLAEVTALKTLVLTSTPSTPNRQLHPQLLSPKAGHKQGRGHSRNKSASGILQLGPESAASPSVSGTPAAKEERETDSILYTEFLAWREQPGVDRASAFLSRIYREDIGPCLSFTRSELSQSVQSAVESNSLSIEPVAMSAVPTVKATATECGGHNGFRATIETTCALSGTSQLCRHRIKLGDKESYYYISPSSRARITAVCNFFTYIRYIQQGLVRHEAEQMFRELMRLRREMTVAKLGFFFTDQG, from the exons ATGTCTGGCACGGACCATAAGCGAGTGCTCTCCCGTAAATCCTCCTTGGAGATCATGGAGAAGGAAATCCGAGAGAAGGGTTCGGAGATCCTCAGGGAACAGCTGGATGCTGCCaagaag GAGCTAAAGCTGAAGGACAAGGAGTGTGAGCGTCTGGCGCAGGTCCGGATCCAGCtggaagaggagctggaggagctgaccGCCAGTCTGTTTGAG GAAGCCCATAAGATGGTGCGCGAGGCCAACGTCAAGCAAGCGGCGGCAGAGAAACAGCTCCGGGAAGCCCAGGGCAAG ATCGACGTTCTCCTGGCCGAAGTGACTGCGCTGAAAACATTGGTCCTGACCTCCACGCCCTCCACACCCAACCGCCAGCTCCATCCCCAGCTGCTGTCCCCCAAGGCTGGTCACAAGCAGGGCCGGGGCCACTCGCGCAACAAGAGCGCCAGCGGCATCCTGCAGCTGGGCCCGGAGAGCGCCGCGTCCCCCTCCGTTTCCGGGACGCCAGCCGCTAAAGAGGAGCGAGAG ACGGACTCCATCCTGTACACAGAGTTCTTGGCGTGGAGAGAGCAGCCTGGAGTGGACCGGGCCTCGGCCTTCCTCAGCCGCATCTACAGGGAGGACATCGGGCCCTGTCTCTCCTTCACCAGATCTGAG CTCTCCCAGTCCGTGCAGAGTGCGGTGGAGAGCAACTCTCTGAGCATTGAACCCGTCGCCATGTCTGCCGTACCGACGGTCAAAGCCACGGCCACAGAATGCGGAGGGCATAA TGGCTTTAGGGCAACGATAGAGAC AACGTGTGCCTTGAGCGGGACGTCCCAGCTCTGCCGCCATCGGATCAAACTGGGGGACAAGGAGAGCTACTATTACATCTCTCCTTCCAGTCGTGCGCGG ATCACGGCTGTCTGCAATTTCTTCACCTATATCCGTTATATACAGCAGGGCCTCGTGAGGCACGAGG CTGAACAGATGTTCCGGGAGCTGATGCGTCTGCGCAGAGAGATGACCGTGGCCAAGTTAGGTTTCTTCTTCACAGACCAGGGCTAG